In the Magnolia sinica isolate HGM2019 chromosome 15, MsV1, whole genome shotgun sequence genome, one interval contains:
- the LOC131228140 gene encoding putative disease resistance protein RGA3: MAAEAILSAFVKTVLGNVNSLLLQEFGSAWGAKEELGKLESTLSTIHAVLQDAEEQQVKNEAVKNWLKKLKDATYVADDLIDEFAIEALRRKVRTRSAKVNRVRNFISFPNSLVFCLRMGSRIKEIGERLDGIAAERLKFHLREGILDRPGNTEERLTTASFVIESEVYGRKKDKEKIVELLIQVSTQEDVSIIPIVGMGGLGKTTLAQFAYNNERVAKHFELRMWVCVSDDFDVRRLTKTILESATDGKHDLLELDLLQRRLQEKLHGKKFLLVLDDVWDENPENWDQLKQFLRGGARGSKIIVTTRSEKVASIMGTLPPHHLPRLSEDDCLSLFMQRAFGHGRQEPPNLVMHAKEIVKKCGGVPLAAKALGGLMRFKTDEREWLFVKESEIWNLSEEENGILPALKFSYYHLPSHLKQCFAYCSIFPKDHIIVKKKLILLWMAEGFIQASDGSKQMEDIGGEYFNNLLWRSFFQDVEKDEDGNILWCKMHDLVHDLACSVAGNECSVVQVKNAVSIPDIYPCLFMLGEYYEWVLTVPKASRKANHLRTLLLDGRQTFRVPRNLLTNFMCLRVLDLSFACVTTEMLVSIGRLKHLRYLDLSYTKIRALPESISTLHHLQTLRLLGSNDLAELPRDMSKMTSLRHLEIDAYNNKLTHMPANMGELKFLQSLSIFVVGKDSGCGIRELQGLNLGGKLTIRNLENVMCAADAREANLKDKLNLCELRLSWGQDTDLQLEGNVEQTLEGLRPHRNLKRLTVEEYMGVRFPHWMSSSLLPNLIEVSLINCRRCEQLPPLSHLPFLQVLVIRGMDAVKSIGKHFYGDDVTEAFPSLKRLTIQDMPNLEAWSGSNGRVLPCLNRLNVWGCPKLTTLPCLPSLKELELKDGNEMLLGSVANLAALEYLCISSCSMLVSLPEELQNLTSLRQLWINWCNGLTSLRLQGLSSLRKLVIQGCHSLTSLIGGLRHLTALHSLAINYCLELEYLPEGMQHLTSLQRLTIWNCQKLTCLPEGLRHVTTLEALSIDGTTPPEWIGNLSSLRRLQINGCDKLTCLPSGLQLLTNLQQLQIWGWPCLTALPEWIANLSSLRYLEIEYCRKLECLPSGLQLLTNLERLKIRGCPQLEKQCEKEKGEDWHYISHIPYIEIEYTKSQSRRGGECCGRLL, translated from the coding sequence ATGGCAGCGGAAGCAATTCTCTCTGCTTTTGTTAAAACAGTGTTGGGGAACGTGAATTCTCTACTTCTGCAAGAGTTTGGATCAGCGTGGGGTGCCAAGGAAGAGTTGGGGAAGCTCGAGAGCACGTTGTCAACGATCCATGCAGTGCTTCAAGATGCGGAGGAGCAGCAAGTGAAGAACGAGGCAGTAAAGAATTGGCTAAAGAAGCTTAAGGACGCGACCTATGTTGCAGATGACTTGATAGATGAGTTTGCAATAGAAGCTTTACGGCGGAAAGTGAGGACTCGGTCTGCTAAGGTGAATCGGGTACGCAACTTCATTTCTTTTCCAAACTCACTTGTATTTTGCCTGAGGATGGGGAGTAGGATAAAGGAAATTGGGGAGAGATTAGATGGGATTGCAGCGGAGAGGTTGAAGTTCCATTTGAGAGAGGGAATTCTAGATCGGCCAGGCAATACTGAAGAGAGACTAACAACCGCCTCTTTTGTGATTGAGTCAGAAGTTTATGGTAGAAAGAAAGATAAGGAGAAAATCGTAGAGTTGTTGATTCAAGTCAGTACTCAAGAAGATGTCTCAATCATCCCCATAGTTGGTATGGGGGGCCTTGGGAAGACCACGCTGGCTCAATTCGCCTACAATAACGAGAGGGTAGCGAAGCATTTCGAGCTGAGAATGTGGGTTTGTGTGTCGGATGACTTTGATGTGAGGAGGCTAACAAAAACAATTTTAGAGTCTGCTACCGATGGGAAACATGATCTCCTAGAATTGGATTTACTGCAGCGTCGCCTCCAAGAAAAGCTACATGGGAAGAAGTTTTTACTTGTGTTGGATGACGTGTGGGATGAAAATCCTGAGAACTGGGATCAGTTGAAACAATTTCTCAGAGGAGGTGCAAGGGGTAGTAAAATCATAGTGACTACCCGTAGTGAAAAAGTTGCTTCGATCATGGGCACTCTCCCTCCACACCATTTGCCAAGACTATCAGAGGATGATTGTTTGTCTCTGTTCATGCAGCGAGCGTTTGGGCATGGAAGACAAGAACCTCCAAACCTTGTAATGCATGCAAAGGAAATTGTAAAGAAGTGTGGGGGCGTCCCTTTGGCAGCGAAGGCATTGGGTGGCTTGATGCGCTTTAAAACAGATGAAAGAGAGTGGCTGTTTgtaaaagaaagtgaaatttgGAATTTATCTGAAGAAGAGAATGGCATTTTACCTGCTCTGAAGTTTAGTTATTATCATCTTCCATCACATTTGAAGCAATGCTTTGCATACTGCTCAATATTTCCAAAAGATCATATAATCGTTAAGAAGAAACTAATCCTATTATGGATGGCGGAAGGTTTCATTCAAGCATCTGATGGAAGTAAACAAATGGAAGATATCGGTGGAGAGTATTTCAATAATCTACTGTGGCGGTCCTTCTTTCAGGATGTTGAGAAAGATGAAGATGGGAATATATTATGGTGCAAGATGCATGACCTTGTGCATGATCTTGCATGCTCTGTTGCAGGGAACGAATGTTCAGTTGTGCAGGTGAAGAATGCAGTGAGTATCCCCGACATATATCCCTGTTTGTTCATGTTGGGTGAGTATTATGAATGGGTCCTAACAGTCCCAAAGGCCTCAAGGAAAGCAAACCATTTGCGAACACTGCTTCTGGATGGAAGACAGACTTTCCGCGTCCCTCGTAATCTTTTAACAAATTTCATGTGCTTAAGGGTGTTAGATTTAAGTTTTGCGTGTGTCACTACGGAGATGTTGGTTTCAATTGGCAGGTTGAAACACTTAAGATACCTCGACCTGTCTTATACTAAAATACGAGCCCTCCCTGAATCCATTAGTACCCTTCACCATTTGCAAACTTTAAGACTCTTGGGGTCTAATGATCTTGCAGAATTACCCAGGGACATGAGCAAAATGACTAGCCTAAGACATCTTGAAATAGATGCGTATAATAATAAATTGACCCATATGCCAGCTAATATGGGAGAATTAAAGTTCCTTCAGAGCTTGTCAATATTCGTTGTTGGTAAGGATAGTGGATGCGGTATAAGAGAGCTACAAGGTCTAAACCTTGGAGGAAAATTGACTATTCGAAACCTCGAGAATGTGATGTGTGCAGCAGATGCCCGGGAAGCAAACTTGAAGGATAAGCTGAACCTTTGTGAGTTACGCCTTTCATGGGGTCAGGATACTGATCTTCAGTTGGAAGGAAATGTCGAGCAAACCCTTGAAGGTCTCCGACCACATCGAAATCTCAAAAGGTTGACTGTGGAAGAGTACATGGGTGTCAGATTTCCGCATTGGATGAGCTCTTCATTGCTTCCGAATCTGATTGAAGTTTCACTGATTAATTGCAGAAGATGCGAACAGCTCCCCCCGCTCAGCCACTTACCATTCCTGCAGGTTCTTGTGATACGTGGAATGGATGCTGTGAAGTCTATTGGAAAGCATTTCTATGGCGACGATGTCACAGAGGCATTCCCATCATTGAAACGACTCACCATCCAAGATATGCCTAATTTAGAGGCGTGGTCAGGATCTAATGGAAGAGTACTCCCCTGCCTTAACCGATTAAATGTCTGGGGATGTCCAAAGTTAACAACActtccatgccttccatctctaAAAGAATTGGAATTGAAGGATGGTAATGAGATGTTGTTAGGTTCAGTGGCAAACCTTGCTGCTCTAGAGTATCTGTGTATTTCGAGCTGCAGTATGTTGGTATCTTTGCCAGAGGAGTTACAAAACCTCACCTCTCTCCGTCAGCTGTGGATTAACTGGTGCAATGGTCTAACGTCATTGAGACTACAAGGCTTGAGCTCTCTTCGAAAACTAGTCATCCAGGGGTGTCACAGCTTAACGAGTTTGATAGGGGGACTGCGACACCTCACTGCCTTACATTCCTTGGCCATTAATTATTGTCTGGAGCTGGAATATTTACCAGAGGGTATGCAACACCTTACTTCCCTTCAACGACTCACCATATGGAACTGTCAGAAGTTGACATGTTTGCCGGAAGGGCTACGACATGTCACAACACTGGAAGCTCTATCAATCGATGGAACGACTCCGCCGGAGTGGATAGGAAACCTGTCCTCGCTTCGACGTTTGCAGATTAACGGTTGTGATAAATTGACGTGTTTACCATCAGGGTTGCAACTCCTAACAAACCTCCAACAGCTACAAATCTGGGGTTGGCCATGTCTAACAGCTCTGCCGGAGTGGATAGCAAACCTCTCCTCGCTTCGATATTTGGAAATTGAATATTGTCGTAAATTGGAGTGTTTGCCATCGGGGTTGCAACTCCTAACAAATCTGGAACGTCTAAAAATCCGAGGATGTCCCCAATTAGAGAAGCAATGCGAGAAGGAGAAAGGCGAGGATTGGCACTACATATCACACATCCCATACATTGAAATTGAATATACCAAATCTCAATCCCGGAGAGGAGGCGAATGCTGTGGACGTCTGCTGTAG